One segment of Comamonas thiooxydans DNA contains the following:
- a CDS encoding DMT family transporter gives MQALWMVLAALIFAVMSVCVKFASQDFNAAEIVFYRGLVSMALLVWLARRSGVTLTTQYSREHAWRSFVGVISMGAWFYAIGHLPLATATTLNSMSSIWMAVFLIAQGLWMRHTLRKSYAAEPETRRAIPPFPWGLVSTVVAGFVGVLLVLRPTSAPASEWVAALGGLFGGMFAAMAYMQVTTLSRLGEPETRVVFYFSVGSAIAGGITMLFTGISPFPGWSALWLLPVGVLAAVAQVCMTKAYASAGSKSNTLVAANLQYSGIVFAALLSLVLFGESIPLIGWGGIVLIVASGAAATALRSRG, from the coding sequence ATGCAAGCCCTGTGGATGGTGTTGGCCGCCTTGATTTTTGCGGTCATGAGTGTGTGTGTGAAGTTTGCCTCCCAGGACTTCAATGCGGCGGAGATCGTGTTCTACCGCGGCCTGGTCAGCATGGCGCTGCTGGTCTGGCTGGCCAGGCGCAGCGGCGTGACGCTGACCACCCAGTACTCGCGCGAGCATGCCTGGCGCAGCTTCGTCGGCGTGATCTCCATGGGCGCCTGGTTCTACGCCATCGGCCATCTGCCGCTGGCCACGGCCACCACGCTCAACTCCATGAGCAGCATCTGGATGGCGGTGTTTCTCATCGCCCAGGGCCTGTGGATGCGCCACACCCTGCGCAAGTCCTATGCGGCGGAACCCGAAACCCGCCGCGCCATTCCGCCCTTCCCCTGGGGCCTCGTGTCCACGGTGGTAGCAGGCTTTGTCGGCGTGCTGCTGGTATTGCGTCCGACCAGCGCCCCGGCCAGCGAATGGGTGGCTGCGCTCGGCGGCCTGTTTGGCGGCATGTTTGCGGCCATGGCCTATATGCAGGTGACCACCCTTTCGCGCCTGGGCGAGCCTGAGACCCGCGTGGTGTTCTATTTCTCGGTGGGCTCGGCCATTGCCGGCGGCATCACCATGCTGTTCACCGGCATCTCTCCCTTCCCCGGCTGGAGCGCTCTGTGGCTGCTGCCCGTGGGCGTGCTGGCCGCCGTGGCCCAGGTCTGCATGACCAAGGCCTATGCCTCGGCCGGCAGCAAGAGCAACACCCTGGTCGCCGCCAATCTGCAGTACTCGGGCATTGTGTTTGCCGCCCTGCTCAGCCTGGTGCTGTTCGGCGAGAGCATTCCCCTGATCGGCTGGGGAGGCATCGTGCTCATCGTCGCCAGCGGCGCCGCCGCCACCGCCTTGCGCTCCAGGGGCTAG
- a CDS encoding sulfurtransferase, which produces MNHSTPEHYNTLISVEELARLKASGKPLMVFDCSFDLMNPPAGHEQYLRVHIDGALFADLDKNLSAPHGAPGEDGQVATSVQSASGGRHPLPTRERFSAWLSSIGFANDMQAVVYDRNAANYCGRLWWMLRWAGHDAVAVLDGGLQAWQAAGQAVGSGEEPRHFQSNFELGQPLETLKTVDKVEADLGQATQTLIDARAPARYRGEVEPLDPVAGHIPGALNRPFSSNIAADGRFKPAALLKAEFDELLAGRDPSSVVHQCGSGVSATPNVLAMRIAGFAPTALFAGSWSEWCSQPSRPAERG; this is translated from the coding sequence ATGAACCACTCGACGCCCGAGCACTACAACACCTTGATTTCCGTCGAAGAGCTGGCCAGACTCAAAGCCAGCGGCAAGCCCTTGATGGTGTTTGACTGCAGCTTTGACCTCATGAATCCGCCCGCCGGCCACGAGCAATATCTGCGGGTCCATATCGATGGTGCCCTGTTCGCTGATCTGGACAAAAACCTCAGCGCACCGCACGGAGCGCCCGGCGAAGACGGCCAGGTTGCCACCAGCGTGCAGTCGGCCTCCGGTGGCCGCCACCCCCTGCCCACGCGCGAGCGCTTTTCCGCCTGGCTGTCGTCCATCGGCTTTGCCAACGATATGCAGGCCGTGGTCTATGACCGCAACGCTGCCAATTACTGCGGCCGCCTGTGGTGGATGCTGCGCTGGGCCGGCCACGATGCCGTGGCGGTGCTCGATGGCGGGCTGCAGGCCTGGCAGGCGGCCGGCCAGGCGGTGGGCAGCGGGGAAGAGCCCCGCCATTTCCAGTCCAACTTTGAGCTGGGACAGCCGCTGGAGACGCTCAAGACCGTAGATAAGGTCGAGGCTGATCTGGGTCAGGCCACCCAGACCCTCATCGATGCCCGGGCCCCGGCCCGCTACCGCGGCGAGGTCGAGCCTCTGGACCCCGTTGCAGGCCATATCCCGGGCGCGCTGAACCGCCCGTTCAGCAGCAATATCGCCGCCGATGGACGCTTCAAGCCCGCAGCCCTGCTCAAGGCCGAGTTTGACGAGTTGCTGGCCGGACGCGATCCCTCCAGCGTGGTGCACCAGTGCGGCAGCGGCGTCAGCGCCACCCCCAATGTGCTGGCCATGCGCATTGCCGGCTTTGCGCCCACAGCCTTGTTTGCCGGCAGTTGGAGCGAGTGGTGCAGCCAGCCTTCGCGGCCGGCAGAACGGGGCTGA
- the flhD gene encoding flagellar transcriptional regulator FlhD gives MNNEQLLAEIREANLTYLMLAQTLIRQDKAEAVFRLGLNEESCDLLGSLSSAQVLKLASRNTLLASFRADDEMVWSLLTNHSSNKIGNAATNTLHANILMASRVSEVL, from the coding sequence ATGAACAACGAACAACTGCTTGCCGAGATCCGCGAAGCCAACCTCACCTATCTGATGCTGGCCCAGACCCTGATCCGCCAGGACAAGGCCGAGGCCGTGTTCCGTCTGGGTCTGAACGAAGAGTCCTGCGACCTTCTGGGCTCGCTGTCTTCGGCCCAGGTGCTCAAGCTGGCATCGCGCAACACCTTGCTGGCCAGCTTCCGTGCCGACGACGAAATGGTCTGGAGCCTGCTGACCAACCACAGCAGCAACAAGATCGGCAACGCCGCCACCAATACGCTGCACGCCAACATCCTGATGGCCAGCCGTGTCTCCGAAGTGCTCTGA
- the flhC gene encoding flagellar transcriptional regulator FlhC, with the protein MPAAKTATKSVLNESKQIERAAMLIEMGARMQVLESETTLSYERLIRLYKEISGKSPSKGQLPFSTDWFLTWQENIHSSLFLNIYEYLSKGVELDSAEQLTKAYRLYTEQIQAAELEVLLSFTRAWRLVKFVDAQMLTRTQCSVCKGQFVTEPYENARHYQCGLCNPPARAGKSKAAGSLMLH; encoded by the coding sequence ATGCCCGCCGCCAAGACTGCCACCAAAAGCGTTCTGAACGAATCCAAGCAAATCGAGCGCGCCGCCATGCTCATCGAGATGGGCGCCCGCATGCAGGTGCTGGAGTCCGAGACCACGCTGTCTTATGAACGCCTGATCCGGCTGTACAAGGAAATCTCGGGCAAGTCTCCCTCCAAGGGCCAGCTGCCGTTTTCCACGGACTGGTTTCTGACCTGGCAGGAAAACATCCACAGCTCGCTGTTCCTCAATATCTACGAATACCTGTCCAAGGGCGTGGAGCTGGACTCGGCCGAGCAGCTGACCAAGGCTTACCGCCTCTACACCGAACAGATTCAGGCAGCCGAACTCGAGGTGCTGCTGTCCTTTACCCGCGCCTGGCGCCTGGTGAAGTTTGTCGATGCACAGATGCTGACACGCACCCAGTGCTCGGTCTGCAAGGGCCAGTTCGTGACCGAGCCTTACGAGAATGCGCGCCACTACCAGTGCGGCCTGTGCAATCCTCCCGCTCGCGCCGGCAAGAGCAAGGCGGCCGGCTCCTTGATGCTTCACTAA
- the ppc gene encoding phosphoenolpyruvate carboxylase, whose product MPSARPKSAAHTDKHGDKPVRKTDKDLPLIEDIRLLGRILGDVIREQEGGPAYELVEQVRQLSVAFRRDADEAADKALKKLLKGLSSDQTVSVIRAFTYFSHLANLAEDRHHIRRRAVHERAGNTQEGSIEVALARLRWAGISTATVVDTLAKSFISPVLTAHPTEVQRQSILTAERRIAQLLAERDDILMRAQLYNSAKDALTPRELTRVEAQLRACVAQLWQTRLLRHSKLTVADEIENALSYYEATFLQEIPKIYEQLEQELGEKLPEQSFLRMGQWIGGDRDGNPFVTAESLELALTRQADVALRHYLREVHYLGGELSLSANLVDITPEMQALADASPDHNVHRSDEPYRRALTGIYARLAATLRQLTGGEAARHAVAPQNAYASADAFLADLQIIDDSLSRYHGDALAPQRLRPLMRAVRVFGFYLSTVDLRQSSDKHEEVVRELLSVAKVELDYSLLEEDAKCALLVRLLEDARPLRVMGGDYGDHTRSELAIFETARRLRERLGGEAIRHCIISHTETVSDLLEVLLLQKEVGLLRGTLQDGAQCDLIVVPLFETIEDLRNAAPIMRRYYQLPGIAELVRKSGGEQDIMLGYSDSNKDGGIFTSNWELYRAEIALVDLFDDLADHYGIRLRMFHGRGGTVGRGGGPSYQAILAQPPGTVRGQIRLTEQGEVIASKYANPEIGRRNLETLVAATLEATLLQPTKPATKAFLEAAAFLSETSMAAYRALVYETPGFTNYFFSSTPIREIAELNIGSRPASRKATQAIEDLRAIPWGFSWGQCRLTLPGWYGFGSAIQAFIHRPGKDAKAQLALLQKMYRQWPFFRTLLSNMDMVLAKSDLNLASRYSELVTDTRLRRRIFGAIEAEWQSTVEALNQITGDKQRLEHNSALARSIRHRFPYIDPLNHLQVELVRRWRAGQTDDRVKNGIHLSINGIAAGVRNTG is encoded by the coding sequence ATGCCTTCCGCCCGCCCCAAGAGCGCCGCACATACAGACAAACATGGCGACAAGCCGGTGCGCAAGACCGACAAGGATTTGCCGCTGATCGAGGACATACGGCTGCTGGGGCGCATTCTGGGCGATGTGATTCGCGAGCAGGAAGGCGGGCCGGCCTACGAGCTGGTCGAGCAGGTGCGCCAGCTATCGGTGGCCTTCCGGCGCGATGCCGACGAAGCGGCCGACAAGGCACTCAAGAAGCTGCTCAAGGGGCTGTCCAGCGATCAGACGGTGAGCGTGATTCGCGCCTTCACTTATTTCTCGCACCTTGCCAATCTGGCCGAAGACCGCCACCACATCCGCCGCCGCGCCGTGCACGAGCGCGCAGGCAACACGCAGGAGGGCAGCATCGAGGTGGCACTGGCGCGCCTGCGCTGGGCGGGCATCTCGACTGCCACCGTGGTCGACACGCTGGCCAAGAGTTTCATCTCGCCCGTGCTGACAGCCCATCCCACCGAGGTGCAGCGCCAGAGCATTCTGACGGCCGAGCGCCGCATTGCCCAGTTGCTGGCCGAGCGCGACGACATCCTGATGCGCGCCCAGCTCTACAACAGTGCCAAGGATGCGCTGACCCCACGCGAGCTGACGCGGGTGGAGGCGCAGCTGCGAGCCTGCGTGGCCCAGCTGTGGCAGACGCGGCTGCTGCGTCATTCCAAGCTCACGGTGGCCGACGAGATCGAGAACGCTCTGTCCTATTACGAGGCCACGTTCCTGCAGGAGATCCCCAAGATCTATGAGCAGCTGGAGCAGGAGCTGGGCGAGAAGCTGCCCGAGCAGAGCTTTTTGCGCATGGGCCAATGGATTGGCGGCGACCGCGACGGCAACCCCTTTGTGACGGCCGAGAGTCTGGAGCTGGCCCTGACGCGCCAGGCCGACGTGGCACTACGCCACTATCTGCGCGAGGTGCACTATCTGGGCGGCGAGTTGTCGCTGTCGGCCAATCTGGTCGACATCACGCCCGAGATGCAGGCGCTGGCCGATGCTTCGCCCGACCACAATGTGCACCGCAGCGACGAGCCTTATCGCCGGGCGCTGACGGGCATCTATGCGCGGCTGGCCGCGACGCTCAGGCAACTGACGGGCGGCGAGGCGGCACGCCATGCCGTGGCGCCCCAGAATGCCTATGCATCGGCCGACGCCTTTCTGGCCGATCTGCAGATCATCGACGACTCGCTGTCGCGCTATCACGGCGATGCCCTGGCGCCGCAGCGCCTGCGCCCGCTGATGCGTGCGGTGCGGGTCTTCGGCTTCTATCTGTCCACGGTGGACCTGCGCCAAAGCTCGGACAAGCATGAGGAAGTGGTGCGCGAGCTGCTCTCGGTCGCCAAGGTCGAGCTCGATTACAGCCTTCTCGAAGAAGACGCCAAATGCGCGCTGCTGGTGCGCCTGCTCGAAGACGCACGCCCTCTGCGCGTGATGGGCGGCGACTACGGCGACCACACGCGCAGCGAGCTGGCCATCTTCGAGACCGCCAGACGCCTGCGCGAGCGCCTGGGCGGAGAGGCGATTCGCCACTGCATCATCAGCCACACCGAGACCGTCAGCGATCTGCTCGAAGTGCTGCTGCTGCAAAAGGAAGTGGGCCTGCTGCGCGGCACCCTGCAGGACGGCGCGCAATGCGATCTCATCGTGGTGCCGCTGTTCGAGACCATCGAGGACCTGCGCAATGCCGCGCCCATCATGCGTCGCTATTACCAGTTGCCCGGCATTGCCGAGCTGGTCCGAAAAAGCGGTGGCGAGCAGGACATCATGCTGGGCTACAGCGACAGCAACAAGGACGGCGGCATTTTCACCAGCAACTGGGAGCTGTACCGGGCCGAGATTGCGCTGGTCGATCTGTTTGACGATCTGGCCGATCACTACGGCATCCGGCTGCGCATGTTCCACGGCCGCGGCGGCACCGTGGGGCGTGGCGGCGGCCCCAGCTACCAGGCCATTCTGGCGCAGCCGCCGGGTACGGTGCGCGGTCAGATCCGCCTGACCGAGCAGGGCGAGGTCATCGCCTCCAAATATGCCAACCCCGAGATCGGGCGCCGCAATCTGGAGACCCTGGTGGCCGCCACGCTGGAGGCCACGCTGCTGCAGCCGACCAAGCCGGCGACCAAGGCCTTCCTGGAGGCCGCGGCGTTTCTGTCCGAAACCAGCATGGCGGCCTACCGTGCTCTGGTCTACGAGACTCCGGGCTTTACCAATTACTTTTTCAGCAGCACGCCGATTCGCGAGATCGCCGAACTCAATATCGGCTCGCGCCCCGCATCGCGCAAGGCGACCCAGGCCATCGAGGACCTGCGCGCCATTCCCTGGGGCTTCAGCTGGGGCCAGTGCCGCCTGACGCTGCCGGGCTGGTACGGTTTCGGCTCGGCGATCCAGGCCTTTATCCATCGTCCGGGCAAGGATGCCAAGGCGCAGCTGGCGCTGCTGCAGAAGATGTACCGCCAGTGGCCGTTCTTCCGCACCCTGTTGTCGAATATGGACATGGTGCTGGCCAAGAGCGATTTGAACCTGGCCTCGCGCTACAGCGAGTTGGTGACCGACACGCGCTTGCGCCGCCGCATCTTCGGTGCGATCGAGGCCGAGTGGCAGAGCACGGTGGAAGCGCTCAACCAGATCACGGGCGACAAGCAGCGCCTGGAGCACAACTCCGCGCTGGCGCGCTCCATCCGCCATCGTTTCCCCTACATCGATCCGCTCAACCATCTGCAGGTGGAGCTGGTGCGCCGCTGGCGCGCGGGACAGACCGACGACAGGGTCAAGAACGGCATCCATCTGTCCATCAACGGCATTGCCGCCGGAGTGCGCAACACAGGTTGA
- the hemC gene encoding hydroxymethylbilane synthase, which produces MKFSASSPTSIVIATRESQLAMWQAEHVQAILRGRGHSVDLLGMTTKGDQILDRALSKVGGKGLFVKELEVALEEGRADLAVHSLKDVPMELPEGFVLACVMTREDPRDAFVSNRYASLDELPQGAVVGTSSLRRQALLQALRPDLRIEALRGNVNTRLRKLDEGQYDAIVLAAAGLMRLEMSDRIRARFDPAQMLPAAGQGALGIEVRADRQDVIGALAPLAHMPTWLTVTAERAVSRCMGGSCSMPLAAYGRFEGDTLHMDAAWGDMEGSKGLVRVQASAPVTDFASANALGEQLAAQLQAAGAVPAAPKQD; this is translated from the coding sequence ATGAAATTTTCTGCATCCTCACCCACATCCATCGTCATTGCCACACGTGAGAGCCAGCTGGCCATGTGGCAGGCCGAGCATGTGCAGGCGATCTTGCGCGGCCGCGGCCACAGCGTCGATCTGCTGGGGATGACGACCAAGGGCGACCAGATTCTGGACCGAGCCCTGTCCAAGGTGGGCGGCAAGGGTCTGTTCGTCAAGGAGCTTGAGGTGGCTCTCGAGGAAGGCCGCGCCGATCTGGCCGTTCACTCCTTGAAGGATGTGCCCATGGAGCTGCCCGAGGGCTTTGTGCTGGCCTGCGTGATGACACGCGAAGACCCGCGCGATGCCTTTGTCTCCAACCGATATGCATCGCTGGACGAGCTGCCCCAGGGTGCCGTGGTGGGCACCTCCAGCCTGCGTCGCCAGGCCCTGCTGCAGGCTCTGCGCCCCGATCTCAGGATCGAGGCCCTGCGCGGCAATGTCAACACCCGCCTGCGCAAGCTCGACGAAGGTCAGTACGACGCCATCGTGCTGGCAGCCGCCGGCCTGATGCGCCTGGAGATGAGTGATCGCATCCGCGCCAGGTTCGACCCTGCCCAGATGCTGCCCGCTGCCGGTCAGGGCGCGTTGGGCATCGAGGTGCGCGCTGACCGTCAGGACGTCATTGGCGCCCTGGCTCCGCTGGCCCATATGCCCACCTGGCTGACCGTGACCGCCGAGCGCGCCGTCAGCCGCTGCATGGGCGGCAGCTGCTCCATGCCGCTGGCCGCATACGGCCGCTTTGAAGGCGACACCCTGCACATGGATGCTGCCTGGGGCGATATGGAAGGCAGCAAGGGTCTGGTTCGCGTGCAGGCCAGCGCCCCAGTCACGGACTTTGCCAGCGCCAACGCCCTGGGCGAACAACTGGCCGCGCAGCTGCAAGCTGCGGGTGCCGTGCCTGCGGCGCCCAAGCAGGACTGA
- a CDS encoding uroporphyrinogen-III synthase, translated as MCRVLVTRPLHDAKPWVDAFRARGLQAEALPLIGIGPCTDPAAHQALLRARQLALKPGHYRAVMFVSGNAVQYFFTQDQTPALDAETLLAPDTRAWTPGPGTERALLEAGLASLQIDGPSPDAAQFESEALWQNVHGQVRAGDRVLIVRGTSPAAPIVGNASMPIPSTQGAGRDWLAARLREAGAEVELLAVYERQLPRLTAQQLDRARQAASDGSLWLFSSSEAVANLQQLLPQQQWHSGLALTTHERIASKALSAGFGRVLHSRPSLDDVVASIESAL; from the coding sequence ATGTGCCGCGTTCTGGTCACCCGCCCCTTGCATGATGCGAAACCCTGGGTCGATGCGTTTCGCGCCCGCGGCCTGCAGGCCGAGGCCTTGCCGCTGATAGGCATAGGGCCCTGCACAGACCCGGCTGCACACCAGGCTCTGCTGAGGGCGCGCCAGTTGGCGCTGAAACCCGGTCACTACCGGGCCGTGATGTTTGTCAGCGGCAATGCGGTGCAGTATTTTTTTACCCAGGATCAAACTCCAGCGTTGGATGCTGAAACGCTGCTAGCGCCCGATACCAGGGCGTGGACCCCCGGTCCGGGCACAGAGCGTGCCCTGCTCGAAGCAGGACTGGCCTCCCTCCAGATCGACGGCCCTTCGCCTGACGCGGCTCAGTTCGAGTCCGAAGCGCTTTGGCAGAACGTCCACGGCCAGGTTCGAGCCGGCGACCGCGTGCTGATCGTGCGCGGCACCAGCCCGGCCGCCCCCATCGTTGGCAATGCCAGCATGCCAATCCCGTCCACACAAGGCGCAGGCCGTGACTGGCTGGCAGCCCGGCTGCGCGAAGCCGGAGCCGAGGTGGAACTGCTGGCCGTGTATGAGCGCCAGCTTCCCCGCTTGACGGCGCAACAGCTGGATCGGGCCCGGCAAGCCGCCAGCGACGGCAGCCTGTGGCTGTTCAGCAGCTCGGAAGCTGTTGCCAACCTGCAACAGCTGCTGCCTCAGCAGCAATGGCACTCGGGGTTAGCGCTCACCACCCATGAACGCATTGCCAGCAAAGCACTTTCAGCAGGTTTCGGTCGGGTTTTGCACAGTCGCCCAAGTCTGGACGATGTGGTTGCGTCTATAGAATCGGCTCTATGA
- a CDS encoding uroporphyrinogen-III C-methyltransferase, which yields MSSDAIPTSDNQPSASSPSQDPSAPAQTGRGAPTALVLTLGVVAAAALVACGMLWQRVGNMQEQLARQSAQSGAQSVEARTLAKDAQDLARDSAARVSVMEARVAEISLQRNQLEELMQSMSRSRDENLVADIESSVRMAQQQAELSGSLQPLVASLKSARKRVESTAQPRLAPVVRAIDLDLDKLSRMSVTDTTGVLSRIEDLIRQVDDLALINDVGRPRARDAQPRKTAAAHDTPEDASLSLTQWAWWQGQGQRVWDSFKDGAADLVRVRRIDHPEVALLAPEQGYFLRENLKLQLLNARLALLSRQWESARADLSAAGTLLNKYFDARSRRTQIAQAQLQQIQANLHTGGRVELEDTLNALTTAAAGR from the coding sequence ATGAGCTCCGATGCCATCCCCACCTCCGACAACCAACCCTCAGCCTCCTCCCCCAGCCAGGACCCTTCCGCGCCCGCTCAGACCGGGCGTGGTGCCCCCACGGCTCTGGTACTGACGCTGGGAGTGGTGGCTGCCGCAGCCCTGGTCGCCTGCGGCATGCTGTGGCAGCGCGTGGGCAATATGCAGGAGCAGCTGGCGCGTCAGTCGGCGCAGTCCGGCGCGCAGTCGGTGGAGGCTCGTACCCTGGCCAAGGATGCTCAGGACCTGGCCCGCGACAGTGCTGCGCGCGTCTCCGTGATGGAAGCACGTGTGGCCGAAATCAGCCTGCAGCGCAACCAGCTTGAAGAACTGATGCAGAGCATGTCGCGCTCGCGCGATGAAAACCTCGTGGCCGATATCGAATCCTCGGTACGCATGGCCCAGCAACAGGCTGAACTCTCGGGCAGCCTGCAGCCGCTGGTGGCGAGCCTCAAATCAGCCAGAAAGCGCGTGGAAAGCACGGCCCAGCCGCGTCTGGCGCCCGTCGTGCGCGCCATTGATCTGGATCTGGACAAGCTCTCGCGCATGAGCGTGACGGACACCACGGGGGTGCTCAGCCGTATCGAAGACCTGATCCGTCAGGTGGACGACCTGGCTCTCATCAACGATGTGGGTCGCCCGCGTGCGCGCGATGCCCAGCCCCGCAAGACGGCGGCCGCTCATGACACTCCCGAGGACGCCAGCCTCTCCCTCACTCAATGGGCCTGGTGGCAGGGCCAGGGTCAGCGGGTCTGGGATTCCTTCAAGGATGGCGCGGCCGATCTGGTGCGCGTGCGCCGCATCGATCACCCCGAGGTGGCCTTGCTGGCCCCCGAGCAAGGCTATTTCCTGCGCGAGAACCTCAAGCTGCAACTGCTCAACGCCCGTCTGGCCCTGCTGTCGCGCCAGTGGGAATCGGCGCGCGCCGACCTGAGCGCTGCAGGCACCTTGCTCAACAAATACTTTGACGCACGCTCGCGGCGCACCCAGATCGCCCAGGCACAGTTGCAGCAGATTCAGGCCAATCTGCATACGGGCGGACGCGTGGAGCTTGAAGACACGCTGAACGCTCTGACCACAGCGGCCGCCGGCCGCTAA